Proteins found in one Pyrobaculum sp. 3827-6 genomic segment:
- a CDS encoding acyl-CoA dehydrogenase family protein, producing MVFPFDTVEDYSIVLTPEHEMFRKAVRDFLEREVAPRAMQIEETDEVPRDLLKKIAEQGFFGIGIPEKYGGQGGDHRMAVIMSEEFCKVLPGLSVYFGTNELFLTPIMLFGSEKQRQKYVPPIARGEKFGAFAVTEPCCGSDVAGIQTKAEKKGDRWVINGRKAFISSSDVADYFIVLARTYPPPDKKVRYLGLTFFIVERDTPGFKVEQCYHKMGLHGNHACELVLENVEVPDENRVGEEGMGFLYAMETFDRTRIGVAAQAVGMAQAAFERAFQYVHQRQAFGVPVAYFQAIQFSLVEMMAKIFTARLLTYLAAKLADEDRREFTFVASLAKFYATEVAEEVISEAINLHGGVGVIRETGVERFLRSVKITQIYEGANNIQKLVAYRQLIRLLKEKGQIPDEVAKLVT from the coding sequence ATGGTGTTCCCATTTGACACGGTGGAGGACTACTCCATTGTGTTGACCCCCGAGCACGAAATGTTTCGAAAAGCCGTGAGGGATTTTCTGGAGAGGGAAGTCGCCCCCCGCGCTATGCAGATAGAGGAGACGGACGAGGTTCCTAGAGACCTCCTTAAAAAAATAGCGGAGCAGGGCTTCTTCGGGATAGGCATACCTGAGAAATACGGCGGCCAGGGCGGCGACCACAGAATGGCGGTTATAATGAGCGAGGAGTTCTGCAAAGTCCTTCCGGGGCTGAGCGTCTACTTCGGCACCAACGAGCTCTTCCTTACCCCAATAATGCTGTTCGGCTCCGAGAAGCAGAGGCAGAAATACGTCCCGCCCATCGCCCGGGGGGAGAAGTTCGGGGCCTTCGCCGTCACGGAGCCTTGTTGCGGCTCGGACGTGGCTGGCATACAGACAAAGGCCGAGAAGAAGGGAGACAGGTGGGTTATAAACGGCCGCAAGGCCTTCATCAGTAGCTCCGACGTGGCGGACTACTTCATAGTGCTGGCCCGCACCTACCCGCCACCAGACAAGAAGGTCAGGTACCTAGGCCTCACCTTCTTCATCGTGGAGAGGGACACCCCCGGCTTCAAGGTGGAGCAGTGCTACCACAAGATGGGCTTGCACGGCAACCACGCCTGTGAGCTGGTGCTTGAAAACGTGGAGGTGCCCGACGAGAATAGGGTGGGGGAGGAGGGGATGGGCTTCCTCTACGCAATGGAGACCTTCGACAGGACGAGGATAGGCGTCGCCGCCCAAGCGGTGGGCATGGCCCAGGCCGCCTTTGAGAGAGCGTTCCAGTACGTACACCAGAGGCAAGCCTTCGGAGTTCCCGTCGCCTATTTCCAAGCCATCCAGTTCAGCCTGGTGGAGATGATGGCTAAGATCTTCACGGCGAGGCTCTTGACCTATCTCGCTGCTAAGCTAGCCGACGAGGACAGGCGGGAGTTCACCTTTGTGGCGTCTCTAGCTAAGTTCTACGCCACGGAGGTGGCTGAGGAGGTGATTTCCGAAGCCATAAACCTCCACGGCGGCGTTGGGGTAATTAGGGAGACCGGCGTCGAGAGGTTTTTGAGAAGCGTCAAGATTACTCAGATATACGAGGGGGCTAACAACATCCAGAAGCTGGTGGCTTACCGCCAGCTAATTAGATTGCTGAAGGAAAAGGGGCAGATACCTGACGAAGTAGCCAAATTAGTTACCT